A single genomic interval of Arctopsyche grandis isolate Sample6627 chromosome 8, ASM5162203v2, whole genome shotgun sequence harbors:
- the LOC143915905 gene encoding uncharacterized protein LOC143915905 has protein sequence MEARLCLCPAPAESSSTGFHDNPLPLVQRIPSCCQLRVKKEDELSATICPGANPPATGCNSPVNDDIHEQNDKSSAFKWSESKQNICPIKNTCVGNVPSSDFKMENTDDIETSLPTDSIYKEYLSDSELSHEIKFEHTSDSESTLPLHQENLQVKIEYELPATGCNYPVNDNLYKQEPSTSEWKESKQNLSLIENIKTEYELPVTGCKYPVNDNSYKQELSAVRWIESKQNLCSIENVKTEYELPASDCDDPINDDLYKQESSSLEQIESKQNFCPIEKMCEGQVTRSDFKMKNNDNIGSILPTTSNYNKCLSNSESSHEINFEHAPNDIVSHMVSHTKEKPHYCSICKKSFTRKYQLFKHELQIHVQEKPYKCEICSKGFIAKYDLTIHERVHTGEKPYKCNTCLKSYISKTQLTNHERSHSSEGLYKCNICLKSYTQKCLLTKHERTHSGERPFKCDLCSKDFVERSNLMRHVREHTAEKLHKCDICFKSFTRKSDLASHKLYHLDVKPHKCNICPKTFAQKQHLIKHKRTHTGEKPYKCDICFKSFAMKSYIAVHKRSHSGEKPYKCDICFKSFASQSNFQKHFKSHTEKMC, from the exons TCTCCTGTCAATGATGATATACATGAACAAAATGATAAATCGAGTGCCTTCAAATGGAGTGAATCAAAACAAAACATCTGTCCCattaaaaat acgTGCGTAGGTAATGTTCCATCAAGTGATTTCAAAATGGAAAATACTGACGACATTGAAACTTCCTTACCAACAGATTCCATTTATAAGGAATATCTCTCAGATTCTGAATTAAGCcatgaaattaaattcgaacATACATCGGACAGCGAGTCTACATTACCACTGCACCAAgaaaat TTGCAGGTTAAGATAGAATATGAATTGCCAGCAACAGGATGTAATTATCCTGTcaatgataatttatataaacaggAACCGAGTACCTCTGAATGGAAAGAATCGAAGCAAAACTTGTCTTTGATTGAAAAT ATTAAAACAGAATATGAATTGCCAGTAACTGGTTGTAAATATCCTGTCAATGATAATTCATATAAACAGGAATTGAGTGCAGTCAGATGGATTGAATCTAAGCAAAACTTGTGTTCTATTGAAAAT GTAAAGACAGAATATGAATTGCCAGCATCCGATTGTGATGATCCGATAAATGATGATTTATATAAACAGGAATCGAGTTCCTTGGAACAGATTGAATCTAAGCAAAACTTTTGTCCTATTGAAAAA atgtgTGAAGGACAAGTAACTAGAAGcgatttcaaaatgaaaaataatgacaATATTGGATCTATTTTACCGACAACTTCCAATTATAATAAGTGTCTCTCGAATTCTGAATCAAGCCATGAAATTAATTTCGAACATGCACCAAATGACATTGTGAGCCATATGGTTTCTCATACTAAAGAAAAGCCACATTATTGTAGTATTTGCAAAAAATCTTTCACACGAAAATATCAACTTTTCAAAcatgaattacaaattcacgTTCAAGAAAAACCTtacaaatgtgagatttgttcAAAAGGATTTATCGCTAAATATGACCTTACGATACATGAACGTGTgcatactggggaaaagccgtacaaatgtaatacttgcttaaaatcatatatttcgAAAACTCAGCTTACAAATCATGAAAGATCTCACAGTAGCGAAGGCCTATACAAAtgcaatatttgtttaaaatcgtataCTCAAAAATGTCTGCTTACAAAGCATGAAAGAACTCATAGTGGGGAAAGGCCTTTTAAATGTGATTTATGTTCAAAAGATTTTGTTGAAAGATCTAATTTGATGAGACATGTAAGGGAGCATACTGCAGAAAAGCtgcataaatgtgatatttgctttaaatcatTTACTAGGAAATCTGACCTTGCTTCACATAAGTTATATCATCTTGATGTAAAACcgcacaaatgtaacatttgccCAAAGACATTTGCTCAAAAACAGCACCTTATAAAACACAAAAGAACTCATACTggagaaaagccatacaaatgtgacatttgttttaaatcatttgctaTGAAATCTTACATAGCGGTACATAAAAGATCACATTCCGGAGAAAAGCCGTACAAATgcgatatttgttttaaatctttTGCTAGCCAATCTAACTTTCAGAAACATTTCAAATCTCACACtgaaaaaatgtgttaa